The Halobacillus amylolyticus nucleotide sequence CCGTTTTTTGCAATAACCCGCCCGAAACCATATTCACCGTAATACCATGAGCTCCCACGTCACGAGCCATGTTTCTAGTAAAACCGAGTAATGCCGCTTTGCTTGTATTATAGTCATGATAAGGAACAACAGGGTTTTGAAATAGGTTGGTACCGATGTTAATGATTCTTCCAAATTTCAGGGCGCACATTCCTTCATAAGCTGCTTGTATTGTGTGTAATGCTGCTTTTACACTCCCTTCTAATTGCATTTGGTACTCTTCCCAAGTTACGGTTTCTGCTGTATTCCGGTTAGCGGCATCAAACTTAAAATTAACCAGGGCATTGTTGATGACTGTTGTAACGGCTTGGCCAAAATGCATTTCAGCTTGATCAAACATTGCTTGAACTTGTTCTTTGTCGAGAATATCTGCCTGAACCGCCAAAGCACGGTCACCAATACTTTCAACGACTTCCTGCGCTTTCTTTTCACTTTGATTATAGTTAACAATAACCCTTGCTCCCTCACGTCCGAAAGCTTTGGCAATTTCTGCTCCCAATCCCCTGCTTGCCCCAGTTATCAATACAATTTGATCTTTAATTTCCACTGTTATATTTCTCCTCTCAGTATTCAAAAAATCCCCCATCAATTTCTCAAGTGTGGAAATACTTCCTGAAATGAAACAAATAAAAAACAGCACCACATAAAAGTGATCCTGTTATACCAATTAATCAACATGATTAACGCTAACATCATCACTTCCCTTCGCTGGTATTAACCAAATCAGGTTCAGAGGGTCAAAGAAATGTCATTTCCTTTCTCAGCCAAATGGCTCCCCTAGTGAATATTATTCTTATATTATTTTCTAGAGTTTAACACACAAAGTTAGCCTTGTCTTGTAACATTTAAAATTGGATGTCCATTTGTCAGGGTGGATTCTTGAAATAGATGTAAATGGGATATTTTTCACCTTTTAACGAATACTCTAAGTAAGAAGATAGGAGGTTTTTATATGAAAAATGACTACAAGTTAGCAACTCTTTCAGAGACTGAACGAGAAAAATTAGAAAACCTTGAAAAGGAATTTGGAAAAGTACTCATTGCTTGGGAAGGAAAAAGGTAACCAACCTCCGTATCCCTCACGGCGGTATTTTGTTTCCAGCTTCCTACTAAGCTGGAAACCTTGTCTTTAGCTAACCGAACGACCTTCATCGCTCGGGACTTGAATCCTATAGCTTCGACCCATGCCGGCTACAAAAATAAAACCGTCTCGGGCTTGTCTCGAGACGGTTGGTATATTATCTTAGAGACTTATGTTTTGGACCCTTCTGAGCCTTACTGTCTGTCAATGCAAACGCACTATCTACGGCCGCGTAAGCATTCACATAGCCAGTGCCGACTTCCCACGCTTCATATCCTGGCATGTTCGTAGTAGTTTCTGTCAAGATTTCAAATACTTCGTCAGGGGACAGCGTCGGATTGGCTTCAAGCATCAACATGACTATACCTGCAACGTGTGGCGTAGCCATGGATGTTCCACTTAACGTAGTATAATACGGCAGAAAAGCAGTGGGTATATTTTCTACGTCGGTAGTCGTATTAAGTACTCCTACCGGTGACAGAGTTCTGGTTGACACGATGTTTAAACCTGGAGCTGTTAGGTCAGGCCGGTTGAAATACGTATAGGTTTCACCTTCGATAGTAAACGTGCCGCTTTCACCTTTCACACCGCGGGAAGAAAAATCAGCAAGCTCATTTTCA carries:
- a CDS encoding 3-oxoacyl-ACP reductase, with protein sequence MEIKDQIVLITGASRGLGAEIAKAFGREGARVIVNYNQSEKKAQEVVESIGDRALAVQADILDKEQVQAMFDQAEMHFGQAVTTVINNALVNFKFDAANRNTAETVTWEEYQMQLEGSVKAALHTIQAAYEGMCALKFGRIINIGTNLFQNPVVPYHDYNTSKAALLGFTRNMARDVGAHGITVNMVSGGLLQKTDASASTPDEVFEMISENTPLKQVTTPEELADATLFFASPWSRAVTGQNLVVDGGLVMD